From Phycisphaerae bacterium:
CCAAGCCCCGCGTCAAAAGCTGCCGCCTCGCAGTCGGCGAGCCCGGTGACGCCATCGGCCCCCCGCGAGCGACCGACTTCCTACGAGCGCGCCCTGATTGTCCCGATCGAGGACACGATCACGGATATCACCTACGACAGCCTCAAGCGACGCTTGGCTCACGCCAAGAAGGCGGGCGTGCCGCTGATCGTCCTCGAGATGGACACCCCCGGGGGGGCGCTCGGTGCCACGCTCGAGATCTGCAAGGCCCTGAAGGAGCAGCGCGACGGCGGCGTCAGCGTCTACGCCTGGATTAACAAGGATGCCTACAGCGCCGGCACGATCATCGCCCTGGCCGCCGACGGCATCGTGATGGCCCGCAACGCAACGATCGGCGATTGCCAACCCATCATGATGACCCAGGAAGGCGCCTCGGCCATCCCTGAGGACATCGAAGCCAAGGCCACCAGCCCCTTGCTGGCCGAGCTGCGCGATTCCGCCCGCCGAAACGGCTATCCGATGGACATGGTGATGGCCCTCATTCGCCCCGAGATGCAGATCTTCTGGGTGGAAAACACCGATACTCGGGAGCGGCGATTCGTCGACACCGCCGGACGCAACGAGTTGTTCGGCCTGCCCGACGTGGAGGAAACCACGGAAGCCAGCGGCGACAAGGAAAGCAAGAAGGCGGTGAAACGCAAGAAAGTGACCGAGCCCATCTCGGATTCGAAAAGCACAACCGCATGGAGGTATGTCCGCGAGGCGCCCGGTCTGGAAAAGGTGCAGCAGCCGATTGTCAGCGATCGTGAACTGCTGACCATGCGGACGGATGAAGCCCGGGCTTACGGATTCTCGATGGCCACGCTGAACAGTCAGATTGACCTGAGCCGGCATTTCAACGTCACCGGGCGGATGGAGAAGCTGGAGTACACCTGGATCGAGAAGGCCGTGGAGTGGCTGGCGTCGCCGATCGTCCGCGGTGTCCTGTTCCTGCTGATGATCCTGGGAGCCTACACCGAGTTCCAGCATCCGGGTCTCGGCCTGCCGGGAGTTGTCGCTCTCATTGCCCTGGTTCTCTTCCTGGGCGCGCCCTATATGGCCGGCATCACGGTGACGTGGGAGATCGTCGCCGTGGTACTGGGCATTGTCCTGGTGGGCGTGGAGATCTTCGTTCTCCCGGGTTTCGGGGTCGCCGGTATCGCCGGGATCCTGCTCATCCTGCTCGGTGCCGTCTCGTCGTTCATGCCGCCTGAGCCCGGCCTGCCGACCTGGCGCCCTTCGTGGCCAAGCCTGCCCGGTTCGCTCACTTACCTGCGGAACGGCTTGCTGACGCTGATCGGGAGCGTGTTCGGAGCGGTGATCGGTATGGTTCTCGTGGCCCACTACCTGCCAAGGACCCCTGTCGCCCGCCGTATGGTCAGCGCCAACCCCACGCATGAGCAAGTGACGATCGACGGTCCGTATGTCGGAGTGGCCCAACTGGGCGATCAGGGCACGGTCGAGGGGATCCTCCGACCGGCTGGCAAGGCGAGATTCGGCGACGTGCTGGTGGACGTGGTCAGCGAGGGCGAGTTCATCGGCAGTGGTTCGCGCGTGGTCGTGATCGAACGAGCCGGCAACCGAATCGTTGTCCGGCAAGTGCCGTAAATGGTACCATCGCGACCAATACCGTCGCAAGCACAAGGGAGCGGTGATCATGTCGCAGTGGTTGGGCATCATCATTCTCTTTACCCTGGGCGCGGGCCTGATCGTGGCAGACCTGTTCCTGCCGTCCCATCTCATGCTGACGGTCTGCGCCTTGGGCCTGTTTGCCTACGCACTCTTTCTGACTTTCCAGATCAGCGTGGTGGCCGGCCTGGTCGGCCTGGTTCTGCTGGTTGTCATCATGGTGGGGGTGATGGTGCTTTTCCTTCGTGTCTGGCCGCGAACCTGGGTAGGCCAACAGGTCGCCCCCCCTAACCCAGTTCTCGGCGAGAAGGACCGGTTGCCGCTCGAGGACCTCGAGCCGTTGATCGGCCGTCGGGGCGAGTCGCTGACCCCGCTACGCCCGGTGGGGGCGTGCCTGTTCGACGGCCGCCGCATAGAATGTGTGGCTGAACGCGGCGTGATCGCGCCGAACGTTCCCGTGGAGGCAATCCGCCTTGTGGATCGCACGTTGTGTGTCCGCCCGGTGTCTTCATCACCCGGGATCCTTTGAGAGAAAGGAGTGCCGATGCCGGTCAATCTGTTGATGCTCGCCGAGGGTGAGGGGTTCCAGTGGCAGTACATAGGCTGGGCAATCCTGGTCGTTGCCATCGTGGTGCTGCTGGCGTTCGTTCTGTTGGCGTTTCGGTTTATCGGTTTGTGGGTGCAGGCCTACACGAGCAACGCCGAAGTTTCGATCTTCGAGCTGATCGGGATGTACTTCCGCAAGGTGGATGCCCGGGTCATCGTGCTCAGCAAGATCCGGGCGGTGAAGGCCGGCTTGGGGCTCACCACCAATGACCTGGAGACCCACTATCTGGCCGGCGGGCGCGTGCCCAATGTCATTACCGCTCTGATCGCCGCCGACCGGGCACGGATCAACCTGGGCTACAAGACTTCCTGTGCCATCGACCTGGCCGGCCGCGACGTACTCGAGGCCGTGCACACCTCGGTCAACCCCAAGGTCATCGACTGCCCCGACGCCGCCCGCGGCAAGGGCAGTATCGACGCGGTGGCGAAAGACGGCATCCAGCTGAAGGCCAAGGCCCGGGTGACCGTGCGCACCAACATCGAACGGCTGATCGGCGGTGCGACCGAGGAGACCATCATCGCCCGCGTCGGCGAGGGCATCGTCACCGCCATCGGCTCGGCCGACAACTACAAGGCAGTCCTCGAGAATCCCGACACCATCTCCAAGCGGGTGCTGGAAAAGG
This genomic window contains:
- the floA gene encoding flotillin-like protein FloA (flotillin-like protein involved in membrane lipid rafts); amino-acid sequence: MLAEGEGFQWQYIGWAILVVAIVVLLAFVLLAFRFIGLWVQAYTSNAEVSIFELIGMYFRKVDARVIVLSKIRAVKAGLGLTTNDLETHYLAGGRVPNVITALIAADRARINLGYKTSCAIDLAGRDVLEAVHTSVNPKVIDCPDAARGKGSIDAVAKDGIQLKAKARVTVRTNIERLIGGATEETIIARVGEGIVTAIGSADNYKAVLENPDTISKRVLEKGLDAGTAFEILSIDIADVDVGENVGAKLQADQAEADKRRFQAEAEKRAALARAREAEMVALVQENRAKVVEAEAQVPQAMAEAFRKGYLGVMDYYRLKNVQADTTMRESIGKGEGDVKL